The following DNA comes from Peribacillus sp. FSL E2-0218.
GGCATTCGTCACCGATTCGGCATTGCCGTTCACCTTGGCAACCAATCCCCTTAATTTCGCGAGCATCGAGTTATAGCTTTTGCTCAAATCCCCGATCTCATCATTCGAGGTAAAGGCAAATTCGGTTACTAAATCACCATTCGCCGTCTTTTCGATTACCTTCTTGAAGTCGGCCATGATCTTCGTTAACTTTCCTGCTAAATAAAGGGCACATAAAGTCCCGAATAACAATCCTAATACTATCGATATCAAGACGATGTTTTTCATATCATCCAACTTGGATTGGAGGATCTTATCCGGAGTAAACCCCAATACTTTCCAGTTTACTCCTGGTACTTCACTCACTTCACCAGTAAACTCCTCATCTCCCAGGGTCAAAGGTTGATTGGCTGTCGTTTCTCCATTATACATGTCCGCCACCCACTTGAATTCCGAATCGAAGCGGTCGGTGTCCGAAACGAAATCCTCAACGCCCTCTTCCATCCCGCTTTTTTCAGGATTCATATTCTTACCGTCCATGTCCTTCATGAAGGAGCTTACGATAAACCCTTGCGAGTCCAAGATGATCAGACTGCTAGTGGAATCTTTTTCGATATTGGACCTCATTTTCCCGATGGTCGAGAGGTCAATATCATAACCAAGGGCCCCGACCATTTTTCCGTCCACTAAAACCGGTGTGACAACGGAAGTCATGATCGTTCCTGAAGTCGTATCCTTATACACATCCATCCATTTCGTTTCCGGCCTTTCCGTCAGCTGCGTATAAGTTTTGGTCTCCCGCGCATCCTGATTGAACTCCATTACGGGTGAAGCGTTCAGGGAACCATCCTTCCCATCCATATAATAAACCGAAATCAAATCCTCATTATTTGTCTGGAATGCTTCTACAGTCTTGCGGATATCCTTGATCGAATCACCGCTTCTAACTTGATTGGAGATTAATTGAGATAATTGCTCTAGCGAATTTTCATAGGTAGCCATGCTCAGATTGATTTGTGTCGCAGCATTTTGTGCCGAACTTTTGTTGAGGGATATACTATCTTCTTTAAAAATGGACGTTACCTTTACCCCCATAATCGAAACGGCTACGACTATCGCAAGAAAAACGGATAAACAAATGAATAGTAACCACTTTACCCGGATTGATATCCTTCTCTTTACTTTTTCCTTCTTGCCACCCCGTGAACTTCCCATTAACATTTTCCTCCTAATTCTTTCACGTGAAAACACAGATGCCATCTATGCACAAAATGGTTCATACCTTATTCTCCATGACTTACTTTATTTTTCCACATAAACATACTATATACCTATTTTAAGATTGTCAATTACCAATTTTGTTGAATCCGATGGGTCCAAAGGTGCGAGTCGCATTAAAAATACCATTTAGACCGTGTAAATTAACAGAAAACATGCATTTCTCGCCCAATCACCCTTTTTTCCAAGGTTTTTTCGAGTCAATCAATTTTCCATAAATTACATGATTTTCATGACCATCATCATTCCAATCTGTGAGTCAGCCTTGCTCCATGTACGAAGAAACGGATTAAACCCGCGACTTTTCCGCCTCGTTCCATATACAAAAAAAACACAGGCCAGCTGCCTGTGTTTCGTACCCATCTTTATGTATTTCCATGACTTCTATCCGTCGATCCGTTTGACGGCGATGATATATTCCTCATGCCACTTTTCCCATGCATCCATCGGAAAGTCAATCGCACGCCCATCCAATACTTCCCCTAGCATGTCGAGACACACATGCCAGCCTGCCAAATCCTTTGATGTATGATCACTGAGCGTACTGATGGATTCCGTCAAAATCAGTGCGCATCCATCCTTTTCAGGAGATGACTCGAAACGAACCCAGCCATCGCCCCATTCAAACTCTAAAACGGCACGTTCCCGAAAATCCCTTATCTTCATATCAAAGGATTTCCCTGACCCATCATTGAAATGGAATTGAATGTTTCCGTCTTTTCGAAGGTCCTTTATTTCCAGATTGCTCATCCATTTCTCCAGCTTATCATTTTCCGTTAAAGCATCCCATACCTTTTCCACTGAATGTTTGAACCGGCGATCGAATCTAGCGATAATCCCGTTCCCTTCTTTTTCGATGACAGCTTGCATCTAGATCACCCCAATCAATTTTTATCATATTCCGATACATTATCAAGGGAATATACACATTATTGGAAGAATCCCCTCCCATGTATACAGGATAAATACAGTCTTTTCCATGAGTGAACGTCCTATGCCACTTCGTTTATAACCAGTCCCGATCGTTCATGTTGCCGTTTTGCTTTAAACATCCATGCAACTGTACGCGCCCGCCTACCTCACCCTGTAATTTTAGTTTCACAACCTCCAGCAGGGATATTACCCATTCACCACCCCTGGCGTTTTGATAAAGAAGTGATATGAGCAAGATGATGGCGGCCATGCCACGCATACATGCCGATGTTCTCCCCGACCTTCACCTCTCCTGATTCAGGATGAAGGAATGTCCGGTTCAGATCTTCGGCGGAAAGGCCCGATAACAGCTTGTGCAAGCGGCCATGAACCGCCTCTAATAGAGTCAGCGATATATCAACCGGCATTTCATAGTCAGGCAACTCTGCCCAGCGTCCCTGTTCATAAGGTTTGATGACTGGATTTTCTTCTGTAAGAGCAAGCTTAAAACGGACATACGCATTCATATGACTATCTGCAACATGGTGCACGACTTGACGCACCGTCCACCCGCCCGGACGATAAGCCGTATCAAGCTGTTCATCATCCATGTTGCCTACAGCCTCCTTAAGCAGTCCAGGCAAAGCCCCAATCTCTCTGATCCAGCCATCGGCCATACTTGCGATTTCCCCCTCAAATCGAAATGTCCCAACCGGGTACTTCAACTCCATCTACATCGCTCCCTTTATGTTCATCAACCTATCTTATTACATTCTTTATCGCTCATGATAAATCCTCTGTAATCGATGCATTTAGGCTTGCTCCTTCAAAGATTTCTCAGCAGGAATATTAATCCAAATCATTAAAGGTATACTATTTCCACTTTTAGCAACCATAAACAAATATATGATCGCGGTTATTTAAACACTTTACTCAACAATGGAAATGGGGATCAGAGCATTTTGAAGAAAATTAGTTCGATACAAGTTCTTAGTATTTTCTTTTTATCTATTGGCCTGCTTAATCATGTCATCTTGATCCCCTTCCTTCTTTCTGCCGGCGGAAGGGATGCTTGGTTTTTTGCCGCTCTTACTATCGGGTTGATCCCGATTTGGGTCTATCTCTTATCAAGGATAATTAAAAATATGAATAATGAAACTCTGGCGGCTTGGCTTGAAAATAAATTCGGCAAACCGATTAAAAATATCGTTTTATTTTTCATCATGATTTATCTGATAAGCCTGGTATTGGCCACCACGAAGGAAACGATGGATTGGATCACGACAAGCTTCCTTTTTGAAACCCCTAGTTTGGCCATCATCCTTCCGTTTGCCCTGCTATGCATATTCATGGCCCACTCTGGCTTGCGTTCCATTGCCATCAGTTCTTCAGTATTATTGCCGATTGTCGTAATTCTTGGCCTGTTCGTTGCGACGGGAAATATTCCGAAAAAAGATTATAGCCACCTTCTTCCCCTTTTTGAAAATGGGTATTTTCACGGCACTAGAGCCTTTCTTTACTCATCGTACGGCTTTGCTGAACTGATTTTACTTGCTTTTTTCCAGGAAAAACTTACCGATACACTTAGCCGCAAGGGATTGGCCCTTTTATGCCTTGGCATGTTGTTCCTGCTTCTTGGCCCGCTGACTGCAGCTATTGCGGAATTCGGACCGATCTTAGCCGAAGCGATGAGATACCCCGCCTATGAACAGTGGCGCTTGCTGACAATTGGGAAATATATCGAACATACCGATTTCTTTTCCATTTATCAATGGCTTGCCGGTGCTTATATCCGTGTTTCTTTGGCGTTGTTCCTTATAACGGAGACCTTTAAAGGAAAATCGAACAATATGAAGCTCGGAATCCTTTTCGCCATCGGCTTTCTCATGGTGATCATCTCCATCGTGCCCTTCAGTAATTTCAAGTTCCTGCATATCAGTCAAAACTATTATTACCCTGGCACCTTTTATTTCCTTTTACTTTTGACCGCCTTTTTGTTTATCGGCACATTCATCCATTCGAAGGAGGGGAAAAAGCATGAGAATGAAACGATCCAAAAATGAACCGGAACTGCCTGAATTGAAGGAGGAAACATTTCGCAAGTTGTTCTGCAAGAGTTCAGACATCCTCTTTGACACGATTTATATCGGGGAAACCGAAAATCCCATTCCTGCCCTTATCTTTTATTGCACGAGCATGGTCGATATCAGTTTATTGAATGAGGGGATATTGGAAAAACTGAACAAAATGATGGCGTTGGATGAGAAAATCGATGCCGAGGCAACCATTAACAAGCTGAACCCGTTGGTGGATTTGACGAAGGTAACCATCGATGATGAATTCACTAGTGTACAACAGTCGATTTTCTCCGGTTATGCTTTGTTGTTCATCCCTTCCACCCAGAAGGTGTATTCGATGAATTTGTCCAATGTCCCGAACAGGCAGCCTGAGGAATCCTCCTTCGAGGTTTCAGTACGGGGGCCAAGAGATGGGTTTGTCGAAGATTTAAGCATAAATACAGCCTTGGTCAGAAAGCGTTTAAAAACAAAATCACTCGCCTACGAGGATTTTATCGTAGGCAGGCGAAGTCAAACGAAAGTAGCGCTGATGTACATGGATGACATCGTCAATAAAGATCTTATCGCCAATATTAGAGCCAGGATGAACTCGATCGATATTGATATATTGGTCAGCAGCCAGCAATTGGAGGAAATGATCTCAAACAGTAAATTCAGCATATTCCCACTCACTCATTATACGAGCCGTCCCGATTTTGTAGTCGAGGCCATCAATCAAGGAAGGTTCATCCTGATCGTTGACGGGATGCCCACGGTCATTGTCGCTCCTTCTACTTTATTATTGCAAATTAAGACAGCTGAAGATTCGAATCTTCCTTATTTATATGTAAGTCTTGAACGACTTCTTCGTTTTCTGGGACTGGGCATTACCATTTTATTGCCTGGATTCTGGATATCGATATCCGCTTTCAATATCGAACAGGTGCCGTTTCCTTTACTTGCGACCATAACCCTTTCAAGACTCGGGCTTCCGTTGTCTGCGACGATGGAGTTCATTCTCATGCTCATTTTATTCGAGTTATTCCGTGAATCCGGAGTGAGATTGCCTAAAGCCGTCGGCCAAACCGTCGCAGTGGTCGGCGGGCTCATCGTCGGTGATGCCGCAATCCGGGCAGGGCTGACCTCCCAAACGATGCTAGTGGTAACAGCTGTTACATCTGTCGCGTCTTATACCCTTGTCAATCAATCATTAACTGGAGCCGTCACCATCTTACGCATGTTCGTCCTGGCACTCAGCTGCATTTATGGAATCTACGGCTGCATCATCGGCTTCCTGTCCATCGTCACTTTATTATCGAGGCTCGATTCATTCGGTGTTTCCTATCTTGGCGGACTAAATCCCCCAAGATTGACGAAGGTCCTGGATTCCTTCATAAAGAGGCCATGGAATTCAATGGCCAAGCGATCCCTAGGTGCCAAAGATAAGACAAGGAAGGAGCAATAAGGACATGTTCCGCATCACTAAAATTTTGTTGACCATTCCGTTATTCCTGTTACTTTCCGGTTGCTGGGACGAAAAAACGATCCAGGATTTCCACTATACAACAGCGATCGGCATCGATTTCAAAGATGGGGAATATATCGTTTATGCGCAGCTTGTGGACTTCGCTGCCGTAGCTAAAACGGAAGCGAAACCGACGCAAAACCCTCCTGTATATGTAGGAAAGGAAAAAGGCCGTTCCATTTCGACGGCCATGAACCAACTGATGCACAATACACAGCAAGCCCTTTATATGGGGCATGTTTCCACCTTTGTACTCAGTGAAAATGTACTGAAACAGCAAAGCACCGAAATAGTCGATTATATTTATAGGAACCAACTGCTTAGATACTCAGCCAATATTTTCGCCACGAAAAGTTCCATGGATGAGCTTTTTTCCATCAATGGCTATTTTAATTTGTCACCTTTGTACACGACTTTATATCTTCCGGAAGATATCTATCGTAATCGCTCATTCATTAAACCCATTACCGTTCAAAAATATTATTCCAATCAACGTGAAAAAGCATCGACGACCATTTTGCCTTCCATTAGCTGGAACAATAAGGTGTGGAAAGAAAAAGGGACTAAACGCAAAAGCCTTTATATGGATGGAGCCTTTGTCATTTTCTTCAAAGTGTCACAGCCCTGGTTTTCTGAACAAGAATTGAGCGGCGTCCGCTGGCTAACTAAAAGAACCAACAAGGCACCCGTAAATATTAGCTTCAACAAGGAAGATATCTATGCGTCCTTCTCCCATCCCTATCATAAAGTAAAACCAGTTTTCAAGAACGGAAAGTTTAAATACGATATCGAGGTTGTCGTGCCAGGCAAAATACTCGGACTCGATACCCAAATGGATATGAATAAAATAAAACGGAAATTTGAAAGCCAAATTAAAAAAGAAATTCAATCGACCTTTGAAGCAGGACTCAAAAAGAATGCAGATCCACTAAGCCTAGGCAAAATCCTCTATATCAAAGAAACCAAATACTGGCAGGAAAATGATATTAAAGAACCGAAGGATTACCTGGATCCCCATTCAATCCATGCGATCAACGTCAAAGTCCATATCAAGAACACAGGCGGCTTAGAAGCTAAACCTTTAAGATGATGGCGCAATGCTTCATTCGCACAATATGTAACTACTGAATACAAGCCCCGTGCACCACATTTCGAGTTAATGGCAAAACACAATGGAAAACCTTCAAAAAAACGAGCAACACGCGTAAAGAAGTCATGAATACGTTTCATTACGCACGAAGAAATGGTAAATTATGAGTATTCTAATCATTTGGAGGTATCCTATATGAATATCCAGAGAGCTACATTGGACCAGCTCGAATCTCTGACGGGTCTTTTTGATTCTTACAGAGTGTTTTATGAGCAGGTGTCTGATTTTGTTTCGGCAAGGAATTTTTTGGGTGAAAGGCTGGCGAATGGAGATTCTGTTGTGTTCATGGCCAGTGAAGAGGAGGATGCTGTAGGGTTTGTACAACTGTATCCTTCCTTTTCATCAGTAAGCATGAGGCATTCATGGATCTTGAACGACTTATTCGTGAAGGATTCAGCGCGCAAAAAGGGATATGGCGAGGAGTTATTGAAGGCGGCGATCGCTTTCGCACGGGAATCAGGCGCAAAAGGGATTACACTCGAGACAGGCAAGGATAATGTGGAGGCACAAAGCCTTTACGAAAAAATAGGATTTGCTCGCGAAACGAATTATTTTTATCATTTCTCCATCGTCCAATAAAAAAAGAGCAGGGAAATGTTATTTCCCTGCTCTTGGATGCCTTTTAGCTTTATTTAGCAGTTTCGAGGCTAGCTTGAATTTCCTTGATTAGAAGTTCAGCACCTTCAGCGCTTAGGATCAATTTTCCGTCAGCTAGTTTCATATTGTCATCGGATGTTTCACCTGTTACCTGACAAGTCATGTTTGGCTTATATTTTTGAAGGATTATACGATCTTGTTCGACATAGATCTCCAAAGCGTCTTTCTCTTTAATTCCTAATGTACGGCGCAGTTCAATCGGAATGACTACCCGTCCTAATTCGTCAACTTTACGTACAATACCTGTAGATTTCATGATTATTTACCCCACTCATTTTCTTGCGAATGTTGCATCTATGTATTTCGTCAGCATTCGACATTATTTGCACTTCTATAAAGATACCACTCCCTACCATATCCGTCAATTCTCGCATCTTCGGATATTATCTACCTTTATATGATTTTTTCAGCTTAAACGGATCTGAACCCCGTCGTGTCAGCGTTTATCCTCCTTCCTTATAGAATATACTGGCAAATCAAACGCAAACATGATAGCGCTTCCTTTCCGTGCCGACAAAACGTTCATGTCGAACGATGAAGGATGATTTTACAAATCTAGCAGAATCCTGTTGATTTTCCCTCACTTTTGAAGGACAATTTATATTGGTTGATTATCTATTCAGAAAATTTCTTTAAGTCCTTCCCACTGCGAATATGTTCGTACCATCATAACGAAAGCCGAAACGATTGCCATTCTTTCAGGGGCTTGGCTAATTATTGGCTCATAAAACAGATTGAGGTGAGTCCATTGCGTCCGATTATATTAGGGATTTGTTCAGCTTTCTTCTTTGCCTTTACGTTCGTTTTGAATCAGGCGATGGAATTGTCTGGCGGGAGTTGGATTTGGAGTGCTTCGCTGCGATATATTTTCATGGTGCCCTTTCTATTGTGTATCGTTTTAAGCAGGAAAAACCTGCTTCCCCTATTGCGTGTGATGAGAGAACGGCCGGGAACTTGGCTGCTTTGGAGTTTTGTGGGCTTCGGGTTATTTTATGCCCCCTTATGCTTTGCCTCCGCCTACTCACCGGGTTGGCTGATTGCCGGAACTTGGCAAATCACGATCATTTCGGGAGCTTTACTGGCCCCGCTCTTTTTTGAAAATATCGAAACAAAAGATGGGCTTGAAAGGAAAAGAGGGAAGATTTCCGTAAAGGGGCTCTTCATGTCGATGATCATCCTGCTCGGTATCATCCTGATGCAACTGGAGCATACGAAGCATATTTCCATGGCTAACCTCTGGTTAGGCGTGATTCCAATCATCATCGCTGGATTCGCCTATCCTTTGGGGAATCGTAAAATGATGGAAGTGTCAGAAGGGAGGCTGGATGCCTATCAAAGGGTATTAGGCATGACGTTGGCAAGTCTGCCGTTTTGGTTCCTGCTTTCCATTTACGGATTCATGACAGTAGGCGCCCCGACGAAGATGCAGAGCTTTCAATCCCTTTTGGTAGCCTTGTTTTCCGGCGTTATTGCGACCGTCCTTTTTTTCAAGGCGACCGATATGGCACGCGGAAATATGCAGAAATTAGCTTCCGTGGAAGCCACTCAATCGATGGAAGTGCTATTTGCCCTGGCTGGCGAATTACTATTCCTTGCTTTAGCGATTCCTTCCCTTTTATCGTGGTTCGGCATCTTCATCGTGATCATCGGAATGATCCTGCATAGCTATGTATCACATAAAAATGAAGGGCCAGCCCGAAAACGGACAGTCAATGCCTGATTGGTGCTTTGCATCATGAAGCGCTACTTGATTTTGTCATGATTTTTCTCTTGAGTATGTTTCAAAAGTATGTATAATGTAAGGTAATTGCATACGTCAAATGTTTTCTAGGGTTCCGCAGCACGTCTAATGGCTGGCCTGGTCCGAGAGAAAACTCACAGCTTGCTGTGTCACGGAAGGATAAAAGCCTGGGAGATACTGTTTAACAGTCATCTCTTAGGCTTTTTTGTTTTTTGGTAAAGAATAATGATATTGGAGGTGTTGGTGTCATGAATATCAACTGGATTAAAGTATTCATTGCAGCTTTTTTTGAGGTTTTTTGGGTGGTTGGCTTAAAACATGCGGATGGTTTTTGGACTTGGACCGGAACCGTCATTTCCATCATCATCAGTTTTTATTTGATGATCATGGCTGGACGGAAGCTTCCCGTCGGAACGGTATATGCCGTTTTTGTAGGGATGGGGACCGCCGGTACCGTTTTATCTGAAATCATCTTCTTTGGAGAATCATTCAAGTTAAGCAAAACGCTATTGATCCTCCTATTATTAGGAGGGGTAATCGGTTTAAAGGTAGTGACCGATGATAAAGCTGCAAAAGGGGAGGAATCATGATGGCTTGGATTTCTTTAATCTTGGCGGGTCTATGTGAAATGTTTGGTGTTGCGATGATCAATAAATTGCATAAAGACCGGAATTGGCAATCCTTGACGCTGTTATTCGCCGGATTCGGCGCAAGTTTCCTATTTCTTGCTTATGCCATGCAAACATTGCCGATGGGGACGGCCTATGCGATTTGGACAGGAATCGGCGCATCAGGCGGAGCGATAATCGGGATGCTCCTATATGGTGAATCGAAAGATTGGCGGAGAATCGTGTTCATAGCGATGGTGCTATGTGCAGCTGTCGGCTTGAAACTCGTTTCCTAGTTTAGAAAAAAAGGCCGCCCATTTGCAGGCGGCCTAACAGGAAGGGCTATGACGGTGGCTGAAACAGCTTCCCCCCCTTCCTATATCATCAAAATTTCCCGAATGTCCTCTTCCGTAAGTGCGGATGATGACTTCTCTCCAGGGTCGATGATTTCCTCGATCAGATGTCTCTTCTTCTCTTGAAGCTCATTCATTTTCTCTTCGATGGTGCCCCGGGCAACAAGTTTGATGACTTGGACCACGTTTTTCTGCCCCATTCGGTGGGCCCTGTCGGCAGCCTGCTCCTCAACGGCCGGATTCCACCAAAGGTCATAAAGAATGACCGTGTCGGCACCGGTCAAATTGAGCCCAGTCCCTCCAGCTTTCAAAGAAATGAGGAATATATCCCGTTCTCCTGAGTTAAATCGATTGCAGACATCCACACGTTCCTTCGATGGTGTTTGCCCATCCAAATAGAAGTAGTCTTGTCCCTGCCTCGCTAAATCCCTGCCGATCATTTGAAGCATCTTCGTAAATTGCGAGAAAATCAGCACCCGTCTTCCTGAAAGCTTCGATTCCTCGATGATTTGCATAAGCTGTTCATACTTTGCCGAGCTGCCTGTATACCCGTCCACGAACAAGGCGGGGTGACAGCAAATCTGCCGAAGCCTGGTCAAGCCAGCGAGAATCCTGATCCGGTTTTTGCGGAAGGTATCCTTGTCGAGATGCTTGAGCGTGTCAGCTTTAAGCTTCGCCAGATAGGCACCGTATAATTTCTTTTGATCTGGAAGCAGCTCCATCGATTTCTGCGACTCGATTTTTTCCGGAAGCTCCCCCAGTACATCCTCTTTCATCCTCCGCAGCAGAAAAGGCTGGATCCTCCGGGAGATCTTCTTCCTGGAGAGGTTGCTATATTCCTTTAACCCCATGAACAGCTCGGGAAAGACAACATGAAATAGTGACCAGAGCTCTTCAAGCGAATTCTCGATCGGCGTGCCCGTCAGCGCAAAACGATGTCCGGCCTTTATCTTCTTGGCCGCCCGGGCCGTTTGTGTCCCTGGGTTCTTGAACGCCTGTGCTTCATCAAAGAACACCGTATGGAAGTCCTGTTTTTCAAACCATAAAATATCCCTCCGCAGCAGCGGATACGAGGTGATCACGACATCCATGTCCATCGCTTCCCTCAATAGCTTTGTCCGCTCCAGCTTGTGCCCATCGACGATGACAGCTTGGATATCCGGAGCGAATTTTGCGAATTCAGCCAGCCAATTATAGGTTAAGGATGAGGGGCAGACAATGAGGGCCGGGCGCTTTTCCTTACGAATGTCGGGCAGCTCCGATACGATGAACGCTATGCTTTGCAGGGTTTTCCCGAGTCCCATATCATCTGCAAGAATCCCTCCGAATCCGTATCCGGCAAGTATTTTCATCCATTTGTAGCCGTGTTTTTGATAATCACGCAATATCGGCTCCAGGCTCATTGGCACTGGGAACTCCAATTCATCCGGATTCTTGATGTTTTCCAGGAACTTACGGAATGATTCCTCGATCGTGAATGTGCCGCTGTCGTCCACGGAATCCAGAAGCCGAAGCCCTGTTACGATTGGCATGTTCAGACTGCCTTCCAGATCTTGATCCTGTACGGGAAGTGCCTTTAGAAAACGTTGGATTTCCTCGAACTCCCTCGTCTCTAGGGAAAGCAGCGACCCATTCCTTAAGCGGTAATACTTCCGCTTTTCTTCAAGCGCTGCCAACACCTCCCGTATTTGCTTTTCGGGGATCGCATCCATTTCAAATTTGAATTCCAGCCAATCCGTTCGTTCCTTCTTGATTTTCACCCTGATGCGCGGTGCCGAATTCCCCCGCGATATTCGGTTTCTTATCGCTGTCGTGGCATAGATTTGGACCAACTTTTGGAGTTTCGGGACGATATGGTATAAAAACTCGTACTCCAACTCTTCATTATGCAGGAAGTAACCACCGTCCGTCTTGGCGAATCGGCCATCCTCCATAAGCGTAAGTATCTCCGCCTCCTTTTTTGCATCTCTTATGAGCATCGCAGGTACTTTGGATTCATCCAAGGGGTTGATCACGATATTTTCATAATGGAATTCCAAACCGGCAAGCAGCCTGTTTTTCACTCGATCCAGATATAGCTTTGCCACAAGCGGTGCTGCCATAAACCGTTCACTGATGGACCTTGCAATCTGGACTTCCCCGAGCTTTTTCAAGCCCGGCACGACTTTGTCGAGGAATAATTCCAGTTGATCATGATGGATGGGAATTCGATCCATCCCTGAATCTTCAAGCATTTGCTTCAAGTCCGATAGGCGTTGGCAATCTTCGGATTCGAGCTGGACGAGACTTCCATCAAATAGAACCGTATTATATGCATCCATGACGATCATCTCATTCAGGCCGTTAATATCCAGTCGATATCCTTCACCCTCGCTTTGTTTAAAATGAAAACGCAAAGGAAGCGACTCGCCTGAAATCAGCAGACCTTGAAACGTTTTGCCGCCATGAGCGAGCTTCACCCACGGTACACTGGCAAGGAAAGGGAGGAGCCTGGTAAAGGAAGATGGAGGCAGAAGCAATAAGTGATCGTCCATCTTGTATTCCGATTCATCCGCTAGGGCGTCTGCATAGACTTTTTCATCCGATAGCACGGTAATGAGCTGCTGCAGGACTGCGTCCGTTTCACGCTGAAAACAATGAAGCTCAGGGTCATACAGAAATGACGGGGAGAGCAAGGCAGGTTCCCCTTCTTTTACTCGCTTCAGGAAATCCCGGACATCCGCTACATGAACCTTACCGATTTCTAGTTCCATTCCGAGCATATATTGCCTCTTGCCCATCAATATTGGCTTCAGCGTAAACTCGGCTTCAAGCATCTGCCGGTTTTCGAAGTGGAGCTGATGCCCGCTTTTTCGTACAGTCTGGCTATTGAACAGCGTCAGTAACCCCTCGGACAGCCTTGACGCATCTACCTGGGCTGTGTCTGCCCCTTCAGGGACCGTTCCTTGGCGCTGATGATCGTAAACCGACAGCAGTACGGCTGCAATATGCTGGCAATCCTTTGCGAAGGAAGCGAGTGTAGGGCAGGTGCATGTCGATTTTATTCCGCCGGCGGCATCCGCTGCAACGGAAACATGAAAGATTTCCTTTCCAGCGACAATTGCTTCACAGCCATCGGGGCGGTAGCTTTCAAAAGTCACTTTATTCGTCCGCTGAAAGGCTTCCCCTCTTTTGAAGGAAACTGTCCCACACATGTCTTTTATGATTTTTTGATTTAATTTGATATCCAAAATGGCAGACCTCCTTGCTGAGGATTTCTATGTAACCATCCTATATGAAAGATAAGCC
Coding sequences within:
- a CDS encoding YfiT family bacillithiol transferase, with the protein product MELKYPVGTFRFEGEIASMADGWIREIGALPGLLKEAVGNMDDEQLDTAYRPGGWTVRQVVHHVADSHMNAYVRFKLALTEENPVIKPYEQGRWAELPDYEMPVDISLTLLEAVHGRLHKLLSGLSAEDLNRTFLHPESGEVKVGENIGMYAWHGRHHLAHITSLSKRQGW
- a CDS encoding spore germination protein — its product is MRMKRSKNEPELPELKEETFRKLFCKSSDILFDTIYIGETENPIPALIFYCTSMVDISLLNEGILEKLNKMMALDEKIDAEATINKLNPLVDLTKVTIDDEFTSVQQSIFSGYALLFIPSTQKVYSMNLSNVPNRQPEESSFEVSVRGPRDGFVEDLSINTALVRKRLKTKSLAYEDFIVGRRSQTKVALMYMDDIVNKDLIANIRARMNSIDIDILVSSQQLEEMISNSKFSIFPLTHYTSRPDFVVEAINQGRFILIVDGMPTVIVAPSTLLLQIKTAEDSNLPYLYVSLERLLRFLGLGITILLPGFWISISAFNIEQVPFPLLATITLSRLGLPLSATMEFILMLILFELFRESGVRLPKAVGQTVAVVGGLIVGDAAIRAGLTSQTMLVVTAVTSVASYTLVNQSLTGAVTILRMFVLALSCIYGIYGCIIGFLSIVTLLSRLDSFGVSYLGGLNPPRLTKVLDSFIKRPWNSMAKRSLGAKDKTRKEQ
- a CDS encoding methyl-accepting chemotaxis protein encodes the protein MGSSRGGKKEKVKRRISIRVKWLLFICLSVFLAIVVAVSIMGVKVTSIFKEDSISLNKSSAQNAATQINLSMATYENSLEQLSQLISNQVRSGDSIKDIRKTVEAFQTNNEDLISVYYMDGKDGSLNASPVMEFNQDARETKTYTQLTERPETKWMDVYKDTTSGTIMTSVVTPVLVDGKMVGALGYDIDLSTIGKMRSNIEKDSTSSLIILDSQGFIVSSFMKDMDGKNMNPEKSGMEEGVEDFVSDTDRFDSEFKWVADMYNGETTANQPLTLGDEEFTGEVSEVPGVNWKVLGFTPDKILQSKLDDMKNIVLISIVLGLLFGTLCALYLAGKLTKIMADFKKVIEKTANGDLVTEFAFTSNDEIGDLSKSYNSMLAKLRGLVAKVNGNAESVTNANAGLSQIAAENSSAITDVSRAIDEIASGASNQSEQVEHGAGTIQVLSDEIDGLSKQSRETQSVLELASEKIESGKQQVGSLETSYQKLELAFTAVTDMSLRLVEKSKTISDVTNAISKISEQTNLLSLNASIEAARAGESGKGFAVVANEVRSLADDSKEATKNIQDIIQSILSDTEELLKTTNETNQISKDQKNAVITVSEAMKELEDSVGRISNSIQEETRSIESINQQKETVVQVIEEITAVSQQTTASSEEIASSMEEQAASSIELAQYTEQLTQLINDLETTLGEFQINK
- a CDS encoding Ger(x)C family spore germination protein; this translates as MFRITKILLTIPLFLLLSGCWDEKTIQDFHYTTAIGIDFKDGEYIVYAQLVDFAAVAKTEAKPTQNPPVYVGKEKGRSISTAMNQLMHNTQQALYMGHVSTFVLSENVLKQQSTEIVDYIYRNQLLRYSANIFATKSSMDELFSINGYFNLSPLYTTLYLPEDIYRNRSFIKPITVQKYYSNQREKASTTILPSISWNNKVWKEKGTKRKSLYMDGAFVIFFKVSQPWFSEQELSGVRWLTKRTNKAPVNISFNKEDIYASFSHPYHKVKPVFKNGKFKYDIEVVVPGKILGLDTQMDMNKIKRKFESQIKKEIQSTFEAGLKKNADPLSLGKILYIKETKYWQENDIKEPKDYLDPHSIHAINVKVHIKNTGGLEAKPLR
- a CDS encoding SRPBCC family protein; translation: MQAVIEKEGNGIIARFDRRFKHSVEKVWDALTENDKLEKWMSNLEIKDLRKDGNIQFHFNDGSGKSFDMKIRDFRERAVLEFEWGDGWVRFESSPEKDGCALILTESISTLSDHTSKDLAGWHVCLDMLGEVLDGRAIDFPMDAWEKWHEEYIIAVKRIDG
- a CDS encoding endospore germination permease; the protein is MKKISSIQVLSIFFLSIGLLNHVILIPFLLSAGGRDAWFFAALTIGLIPIWVYLLSRIIKNMNNETLAAWLENKFGKPIKNIVLFFIMIYLISLVLATTKETMDWITTSFLFETPSLAIILPFALLCIFMAHSGLRSIAISSSVLLPIVVILGLFVATGNIPKKDYSHLLPLFENGYFHGTRAFLYSSYGFAELILLAFFQEKLTDTLSRKGLALLCLGMLFLLLGPLTAAIAEFGPILAEAMRYPAYEQWRLLTIGKYIEHTDFFSIYQWLAGAYIRVSLALFLITETFKGKSNNMKLGILFAIGFLMVIISIVPFSNFKFLHISQNYYYPGTFYFLLLLTAFLFIGTFIHSKEGKKHENETIQK